Proteins found in one Aquibium microcysteis genomic segment:
- a CDS encoding FAD-dependent oxidoreductase, whose protein sequence is MNATVRRGLVIGGGFSGMAAAIQLKRAGAEVDLVEIDSGWRSYGAGISLNGGTFRAFRTLGILDAFRAEGAMSDGVEIRGPQDQILASLPTPSVVEGIPGNGGTMRPLLARLLAEKVRGEGVTVRLGASFAGIEDGADACHVRFTDGTTADYDLVVGADGLYSAVRRTLWPEAPKPRYVGQAVWRAVIPRPANLPTTAMWMGPKLKAGINHVSATQSYLFLTEDRPSNDHVPAETQLATLKALLARFPSPTLQAVAEDLGGHSQVVYRPLEQLLLPAPWHKGRVVLIGDAVHATTPHMAAGAMIGLEDAIVLAEELARADNLPTALAAFQQRRWERCRMVVENSGRLAEIEQGHGTQEEHSRLMRMTLGALAQPI, encoded by the coding sequence ATGAACGCGACGGTACGACGGGGGCTGGTGATCGGCGGCGGATTCTCGGGCATGGCGGCCGCCATCCAGCTGAAACGCGCGGGGGCGGAGGTCGACCTCGTCGAGATCGATTCCGGCTGGCGCAGCTACGGGGCGGGCATCAGCCTGAACGGCGGAACGTTCCGGGCGTTCCGGACGCTCGGCATCCTCGACGCTTTCCGCGCCGAGGGAGCGATGAGCGACGGCGTCGAGATCCGTGGCCCGCAGGACCAGATTCTCGCGAGCCTGCCGACGCCTTCGGTGGTTGAGGGGATACCCGGGAACGGCGGAACGATGCGGCCGCTGCTGGCGCGCCTGCTGGCCGAGAAGGTCAGGGGAGAAGGCGTCACCGTGCGGCTCGGAGCGAGCTTTGCCGGGATCGAGGACGGCGCGGACGCCTGTCATGTCCGCTTCACCGACGGAACGACGGCCGACTACGATCTGGTCGTCGGCGCGGACGGTCTCTACTCCGCCGTGCGACGGACGTTGTGGCCGGAGGCCCCGAAGCCGCGCTATGTCGGGCAGGCGGTCTGGCGGGCCGTGATCCCGCGGCCGGCGAACCTTCCCACCACCGCGATGTGGATGGGGCCGAAGCTGAAGGCCGGGATCAACCACGTCTCGGCCACGCAGTCCTATCTGTTCCTGACCGAGGACCGGCCGAGCAACGACCACGTGCCCGCGGAGACGCAGCTGGCGACGCTGAAGGCGCTGCTGGCGCGGTTCCCGTCGCCCACGCTGCAGGCGGTGGCCGAGGATCTCGGCGGACACAGCCAGGTGGTCTACCGGCCGCTCGAACAGCTTCTGCTGCCCGCCCCATGGCACAAGGGCCGGGTCGTGCTGATCGGCGACGCCGTGCACGCGACGACGCCGCACATGGCGGCGGGGGCGATGATCGGGCTCGAGGATGCCATCGTGCTCGCCGAGGAACTCGCGCGTGCAGACAATCTGCCGACGGCGCTCGCCGCGTTCCAGCAGCGGCGCTGGGAGCGGTGCCGGATGGTGGTCGAGAATTCCGGCCGTCTCGCCGAGATCGAGCAGGGCCACGGCACGCAGGAGGAGCACTCCCGGCTGATGCGCATGACGCTCGGCGCGCTGGCGCAGCCGATCTGA
- a CDS encoding Rieske (2Fe-2S) protein gives MTRLCDLDDLPEGGARGFEVPGLACKVIVVRRGGRVHGWRDFCPHYKGGTPMAWKRDAYLNGAGDHIACHAHGAWFDIETGACVQGPCLGKRLIRVPLTVDEAGAVRLRQREERT, from the coding sequence TTGACCCGGCTCTGCGACCTCGACGACCTGCCCGAGGGTGGCGCGCGGGGCTTCGAGGTGCCGGGTCTGGCCTGCAAGGTCATCGTGGTGCGCCGGGGAGGGCGCGTCCATGGCTGGCGCGACTTCTGCCCGCACTACAAGGGCGGGACGCCGATGGCCTGGAAGCGCGACGCCTATCTCAACGGCGCCGGCGACCACATCGCGTGCCATGCGCACGGAGCCTGGTTCGACATCGAGACGGGAGCCTGCGTGCAGGGACCGTGCCTCGGCAAGCGGCTGATCCGCGTGCCGCTGACGGTTGACGAGGCGGGCGCCGTGCGCCTGAGACAGAGGGAGGAGAGGACATGA
- a CDS encoding TRAP transporter substrate-binding protein → MRRLAFLAAIGAALALTPAAFAQVKVSLDSPPDLSGSGSYVWAHAFVEHMNANGLKAEEFQRGALGNDDEVFDQVSQGLVEVALAPLNIVGSLDKLIYGLRLPYFFADMEEVDKALYEGGMLEKINAGTTPGGVRVAAMTTVGPASGIFNTKRKVETVADMKGLRMRALDESQIELYEAWGAAGTVVNWAEVPNALQTGVADGYLNPAFVPLLFGHTDFIKHFTDAAVSPSLRIVIMSEQWYDGLSEADRTVVDGAIAAADKANRDWLGTQGAVIDKLKEAGVEVVELSEEARAEFRKASEPTYQSGLITAEQLAEWRKAKGE, encoded by the coding sequence ATGAGACGCCTTGCATTCCTTGCCGCGATCGGGGCAGCGCTGGCCCTGACGCCGGCCGCCTTCGCACAGGTGAAGGTCTCGCTCGACAGCCCGCCGGACCTCAGCGGTTCCGGCAGCTACGTCTGGGCGCATGCCTTCGTGGAACACATGAACGCCAACGGCCTGAAGGCCGAGGAATTCCAGCGCGGCGCGCTCGGCAACGACGACGAGGTGTTCGACCAGGTCAGCCAGGGCCTCGTCGAGGTGGCGCTGGCGCCGCTGAACATCGTCGGGTCGCTGGACAAGCTGATCTACGGGTTGCGGCTGCCCTATTTCTTCGCCGACATGGAAGAGGTCGACAAGGCGCTCTACGAGGGCGGCATGCTGGAGAAGATCAATGCCGGCACGACGCCGGGCGGCGTTCGCGTCGCGGCGATGACGACGGTCGGCCCCGCCAGCGGTATCTTCAACACCAAGCGCAAGGTCGAGACGGTCGCCGACATGAAGGGGCTCCGGATGCGGGCGCTCGACGAGAGCCAGATCGAGCTTTACGAGGCCTGGGGCGCGGCGGGCACCGTCGTCAACTGGGCGGAGGTGCCGAACGCGCTGCAGACCGGCGTCGCCGACGGCTACCTCAACCCGGCCTTCGTGCCGCTGCTGTTCGGCCACACCGATTTCATCAAGCATTTCACCGACGCGGCGGTGTCGCCGTCGCTGCGCATCGTGATCATGTCCGAGCAGTGGTACGACGGTCTTTCGGAGGCCGACCGGACGGTCGTCGACGGTGCCATCGCGGCCGCCGACAAGGCCAACCGCGACTGGCTCGGCACGCAGGGCGCGGTCATCGACAAGCTGAAGGAAGCGGGCGTCGAAGTCGTCGAACTGTCCGAGGAAGCCCGCGCGGAGTTCCGCAAGGCGTCCGAGCCGACCTATCAGAGCGGCCTGATCACTGCCGAACAGCTCGCCGAATGGCGCAAGGCCAAGGGCGAGTAG
- a CDS encoding helix-turn-helix domain-containing protein, which yields MEKADTQRIEFGKRIRALRRDRGWTLAQVAERSGLAVSTISKAERGVIALTYDRLAQLANGLGADMAAFFDAGGSRFEDGAFAVARKGEFSRQETSNYVYEMLFPELWQKAMTPMMGTLKAHDILDFEEFVRHPGQEFLVVLEGTVTVHLEGRDPVVLHEGDSIYFDSARGHLYASSGETDARILVVCAGPR from the coding sequence ATGGAAAAGGCCGATACTCAGCGCATCGAGTTCGGGAAGCGCATCCGCGCGCTCCGGCGCGACAGGGGCTGGACGCTGGCGCAGGTCGCGGAGCGATCGGGCCTCGCCGTCTCGACGATCTCAAAGGCCGAGCGCGGCGTGATCGCCCTGACCTACGACCGGCTGGCGCAACTCGCCAATGGCCTCGGCGCCGACATGGCGGCCTTCTTCGACGCTGGCGGCAGCCGGTTCGAGGACGGCGCCTTCGCGGTCGCCCGCAAGGGCGAGTTCAGCCGCCAGGAAACCAGCAACTACGTCTACGAGATGCTGTTTCCGGAACTGTGGCAGAAGGCCATGACCCCGATGATGGGCACGCTGAAGGCCCACGACATCCTCGATTTCGAGGAGTTCGTCCGCCACCCGGGCCAGGAGTTCCTGGTGGTTCTGGAAGGCACCGTCACCGTCCATCTCGAAGGTCGCGACCCGGTCGTGCTCCACGAGGGCGACTCGATCTATTTCGACAGCGCGCGGGGCCACCTCTATGCCTCGAGCGGCGAGACCGACGCGCGGATCCTCGTCGTCTGCGCCGGCCCGCGATGA
- a CDS encoding fumarylacetoacetate hydrolase family protein, giving the protein MKLATYKDGSRDGQLWIVSRDLSLATPADAIAPSLRAALEDWDSAAPALQSLAADLDAGRVPGAAPFDPARCMAPLPRAAAWLDGSSFLHHGRLMEKAFNAPPIPDFETVPVVYQGGSDDLRGPREPMPFVAEEHQIDMEGEFGVIVGDVPMGTTPDEALEHVRLLVQLNDWSLRKLAPYEMSRGFGWVQAKPSTSFAPVAITPDELGDDWRDGRIQLRLHVAINGREVGRAHGGAGAFSFAQLIAHCAATRRLSAGTIIGTGTVSNDDPQAGSSCLSEVRVLEILREGAPKTPFLSFGDRVRMEARADDGGTPFGALDQEVVRA; this is encoded by the coding sequence ATGAAACTCGCCACCTACAAGGATGGAAGCCGCGACGGCCAGCTCTGGATCGTCAGCCGCGACCTCAGCCTGGCGACGCCGGCAGACGCGATCGCGCCCAGCCTGCGTGCCGCGCTCGAGGACTGGGACAGCGCGGCACCCGCCTTGCAATCGCTGGCGGCGGACCTCGACGCCGGCCGGGTGCCGGGGGCTGCGCCGTTCGATCCCGCGCGCTGCATGGCGCCGCTGCCGCGGGCGGCGGCCTGGCTCGACGGCTCGTCCTTCCTGCATCACGGCCGGCTGATGGAAAAGGCCTTCAACGCCCCGCCGATCCCCGATTTCGAGACCGTGCCGGTGGTCTACCAGGGCGGCAGCGACGACCTGCGCGGCCCGCGCGAGCCGATGCCCTTCGTCGCCGAGGAGCACCAGATCGACATGGAGGGCGAGTTCGGCGTGATCGTCGGCGACGTGCCGATGGGGACGACGCCGGACGAGGCGCTCGAACACGTGCGCCTGCTCGTGCAGCTGAACGACTGGTCGCTGCGCAAGCTGGCACCCTACGAGATGAGCCGCGGCTTCGGATGGGTCCAGGCCAAGCCCTCGACCTCGTTCGCGCCGGTGGCGATCACGCCGGACGAACTGGGCGACGACTGGCGGGACGGGCGCATCCAGCTCAGGCTGCACGTCGCCATCAACGGCCGCGAGGTCGGGCGCGCCCATGGCGGGGCCGGCGCCTTCTCCTTCGCGCAGCTGATCGCGCACTGCGCGGCGACGCGGCGGCTTTCGGCCGGTACCATCATCGGCACCGGTACCGTGTCGAACGACGATCCGCAGGCCGGCTCGTCCTGCCTGTCGGAAGTCCGCGTGCTGGAAATCCTGCGTGAGGGCGCGCCGAAGACGCCCTTCCTGTCCTTCGGCGACCGGGTTCGGATGGAGGCGCGGGCGGATGACGGCGGCACGCCGTTCGGCGCGCTCGACCAGGAGGTCGTGCGGGCCTGA
- a CDS encoding VOC family protein → MQIIGPDSLVFGVDDVPACHEFLTAYGLDAHDYTPEKGGHFLSLDGTGLEIRRRDDPSLPPALKTGNMLRMQVLGVVDQAAMEAVAAELGKDRQVLRLADGSLRTQDDQGFELSFRVTTRRPLDLPAEKVNAPGDFGRKPNQIGVWQDMPTKPRTLSHVVLFVPDIEPAVAFYRDRLGFRITDTFTGTGPFLRPQANADHHTHFFIRTPPYMQGCEHLAFHMGGPTELMLAGSKMIKAGYESFWGPGRHKFGSNWFWYFKSPLGCNVEFDADMDTHDDDWVPREAPMGAEAAQAFLFQHRDKWAPSGGPKPGH, encoded by the coding sequence ATGCAGATCATCGGACCGGATTCCCTCGTCTTCGGCGTGGACGACGTGCCCGCCTGCCACGAATTCCTCACCGCCTACGGGCTCGACGCCCATGACTACACGCCTGAGAAGGGCGGCCACTTCCTGTCGCTCGACGGGACCGGCCTCGAGATCCGCCGCCGCGACGACCCCTCGCTGCCGCCGGCGCTGAAGACCGGCAACATGCTGCGGATGCAGGTGCTGGGCGTCGTCGACCAGGCGGCTATGGAAGCGGTCGCGGCGGAACTCGGCAAGGACCGTCAGGTCCTGCGGCTCGCCGACGGGTCGCTGCGCACGCAGGACGACCAGGGCTTCGAACTGTCGTTCCGGGTGACCACGCGCAGGCCGCTCGACCTGCCGGCCGAGAAGGTCAACGCGCCAGGCGATTTCGGCCGCAAGCCCAACCAGATCGGGGTCTGGCAGGACATGCCGACGAAGCCGCGCACGCTCAGCCACGTCGTGCTGTTCGTGCCCGACATCGAGCCCGCGGTCGCCTTCTACCGCGACCGGCTCGGCTTCCGCATCACCGACACCTTCACCGGCACCGGACCCTTCCTGCGTCCGCAGGCGAATGCCGACCACCACACGCACTTCTTCATCCGCACCCCGCCCTACATGCAGGGCTGCGAGCATCTGGCCTTCCACATGGGTGGCCCGACCGAGCTGATGCTGGCCGGCAGCAAGATGATCAAGGCGGGATACGAGAGCTTCTGGGGGCCGGGACGCCACAAGTTCGGCTCGAACTGGTTCTGGTATTTCAAGAGCCCGCTCGGCTGCAACGTCGAGTTCGACGCCGACATGGACACGCATGACGACGACTGGGTTCCGCGCGAGGCGCCGATGGGGGCGGAGGCGGCGCAGGCCTTCCTGTTCCAGCATCGCGACAAGTGGGCGCCGAGCGGCGGGCCCAAGCCGGGGCATTGA
- a CDS encoding TRAP transporter small permease, whose product MKTLAMGLDRLSARIDHIAMAFAVAALGIMLGAALWQTVARYIFDSPPIWTEELARRAMVWAGMLGASCAFRAGANPVLFPAMLAIRGGTGVVLSLLRAAGVVVFVGPVLWFCIFAPGMNVARGFLGRSLERQAEMLGVPMIWFTAAVPVALAIILIHMLAVLASELAGRDDTAHADKTSET is encoded by the coding sequence ATGAAGACCCTCGCCATGGGCCTCGACCGCCTGTCGGCGAGGATCGACCACATCGCGATGGCCTTCGCGGTGGCCGCGCTCGGCATCATGCTGGGCGCCGCACTGTGGCAGACGGTGGCGCGCTACATCTTCGACTCGCCGCCGATCTGGACCGAGGAACTGGCGCGGCGCGCCATGGTGTGGGCCGGCATGCTCGGCGCGTCCTGCGCCTTCCGGGCCGGCGCGAACCCGGTGCTGTTTCCGGCGATGCTCGCGATCCGCGGCGGCACCGGTGTCGTCCTGTCGCTGCTGCGCGCGGCGGGCGTCGTCGTGTTCGTCGGACCCGTGCTGTGGTTCTGCATCTTCGCGCCGGGCATGAACGTCGCGCGCGGCTTTCTCGGGCGCAGCCTGGAGCGGCAGGCGGAAATGCTCGGCGTTCCGATGATCTGGTTCACCGCGGCGGTTCCCGTCGCGCTCGCCATCATCCTCATCCACATGCTTGCCGTGCTGGCGTCGGAGCTTGCGGGGCGCGACGACACGGCACATGCCGACAAAACGAGCGAGACTTGA
- a CDS encoding LysR family transcriptional regulator, which produces MRFKNLDLNLLAALDKLIRLRSVSRAAEELSITQSAMSNALNRLRQHFDDPLLVQVGRRMELTPRAIALEQPVRDILVRIDAAVATPPGFEAATSSRRIGLMVSDYSLSTVVPPFLAAVARKAPSMRFDVKPQQSLPQLQLERGDTDLLIAPGIYCSPDHPSERLLMDPMVCVLDADHPAARDGLTMAAFLAAEHVVMLPPNAGESYAARVLREAGLAVQVAVTSFSFASLPDLVRSTRRIALVQARLARRMARLGGLAVLDPPLDLPPLEQRIQWHSIRGQDPALAWLRSELHASIAADRG; this is translated from the coding sequence GTGCGCTTCAAGAACCTGGACCTCAACCTGCTCGCCGCGCTCGACAAGTTGATCCGCCTGCGCAGCGTCAGCCGCGCGGCAGAGGAACTGTCGATCACCCAGTCGGCCATGTCGAACGCGCTCAACCGGCTGCGCCAGCATTTCGACGACCCGCTGCTCGTCCAGGTCGGCCGCCGCATGGAACTGACGCCGCGCGCCATCGCCCTGGAACAGCCGGTGCGCGACATCCTGGTGCGGATCGACGCGGCGGTGGCCACGCCGCCCGGCTTCGAAGCCGCGACCTCCAGCCGCCGGATCGGCCTGATGGTCTCGGACTACAGCCTCAGCACGGTCGTGCCGCCCTTCCTGGCGGCGGTGGCGCGCAAGGCGCCCTCCATGCGCTTCGACGTCAAGCCGCAGCAGAGTCTGCCGCAGTTGCAGCTCGAGCGCGGCGACACCGACCTCCTGATCGCACCGGGAATCTACTGCTCGCCCGACCACCCGTCGGAACGGCTGCTGATGGACCCGATGGTCTGCGTCCTCGACGCCGACCATCCCGCCGCGCGCGACGGGCTGACGATGGCGGCCTTCCTTGCGGCCGAGCACGTCGTCATGCTGCCGCCGAATGCCGGCGAGAGCTATGCCGCGCGCGTGCTGCGGGAGGCGGGCCTCGCCGTCCAGGTCGCGGTGACCAGCTTCTCCTTCGCCTCCCTGCCGGATCTCGTGCGGTCCACCCGGCGGATCGCGCTGGTGCAGGCCCGGCTTGCGCGCCGCATGGCGAGGCTGGGCGGTCTTGCGGTCCTCGACCCGCCGCTCGACCTTCCCCCGCTGGAACAGCGCATCCAGTGGCATTCGATCCGCGGTCAGGATCCGGCCCTTGCCTGGCTGCGCAGCGAGCTTCACGCCAGCATCGCGGCGGATCGGGGCTGA
- a CDS encoding TRAP transporter large permease encodes MIWLVPIVGLLLLGSGLAIAYVIGAAAVLAFVATDNTRYLAVLPQQIFSKIDVFALMAMPLFILAGELMNRGGITRVLIDLAMAMVGRLRGGLGHVNIMTSVFFAGISGSAVADAAAVSNTLVPAMRERGYSLDYAAAVTAASSIIGPIIPPSIILIFYGALMSTSVTALFIAGIVPGLLLAAALMVLNAVYARTQNHPRLEKHEVPAFFPALLHALPALLVPGIIMGGIVFGIMTPTEAAAVAVAVAWLGGRHYERLAFSEVWQAFRRTAMLSGAIFLLIAAVSALGHLSALERIPEAISDLVREMGLGPVGYMIAINVLFLLAGMILDIPVALALLVPLLAPTALAQGADPVHLGIVLCFNLCIGLVSPPLGGCLIMVATVTGINYWRLARAVLPFVAVQILVLAVLIALPDLSLALPRAFGLAGGG; translated from the coding sequence ATGATCTGGCTGGTGCCGATCGTCGGCCTGCTCCTGCTGGGCTCCGGCCTCGCCATCGCCTACGTGATCGGCGCCGCCGCGGTGCTCGCCTTCGTGGCGACCGACAACACGCGCTACCTCGCCGTCCTGCCGCAGCAGATCTTCTCCAAGATCGACGTCTTCGCGCTGATGGCCATGCCGCTGTTCATCCTGGCCGGCGAACTGATGAACCGCGGCGGCATCACGCGGGTGTTGATCGACCTGGCAATGGCGATGGTGGGGCGGCTGCGCGGCGGTCTCGGCCACGTCAACATCATGACCAGCGTCTTCTTCGCCGGCATCTCCGGCTCGGCCGTCGCCGATGCGGCGGCCGTGTCGAACACGCTGGTGCCGGCCATGCGCGAGCGCGGCTACAGCCTCGACTACGCCGCCGCCGTCACCGCCGCCTCCTCGATCATCGGGCCGATCATCCCGCCCTCGATCATCCTCATCTTCTACGGCGCTCTGATGAGCACGTCGGTGACGGCGCTGTTCATCGCCGGCATCGTCCCGGGCCTGCTGCTCGCCGCGGCGCTGATGGTGCTCAATGCCGTCTATGCGCGGACACAGAACCATCCGCGGCTGGAGAAGCACGAGGTGCCGGCCTTCTTCCCCGCCCTCCTGCATGCCCTGCCGGCGCTGCTGGTTCCCGGGATCATCATGGGCGGCATCGTCTTCGGCATCATGACGCCGACCGAGGCGGCGGCGGTCGCGGTGGCCGTCGCCTGGCTCGGCGGGCGCCACTACGAGCGTCTCGCCTTCAGCGAGGTGTGGCAGGCCTTCCGCCGCACGGCGATGCTGTCGGGCGCCATCTTCCTCCTGATCGCCGCCGTATCGGCACTCGGCCATCTGAGCGCTCTCGAACGCATTCCCGAAGCGATCTCCGACCTCGTGCGGGAGATGGGGCTCGGCCCCGTCGGTTACATGATCGCCATCAACGTGCTGTTCCTGCTGGCCGGCATGATCCTCGACATCCCCGTGGCGCTGGCGCTGCTCGTGCCGCTGCTGGCGCCGACCGCGCTGGCGCAGGGGGCCGACCCCGTCCATCTCGGCATCGTTCTGTGCTTCAACCTGTGCATCGGGCTGGTGTCGCCGCCGCTGGGCGGCTGCCTGATCATGGTCGCGACGGTGACCGGGATCAACTACTGGCGCCTGGCGCGGGCGGTGCTGCCCTTCGTCGCGGTGCAGATCCTCGTCCTGGCGGTGCTGATCGCGCTGCCGGACCTTTCGCTGGCGCTGCCGCGCGCATTCGGATTGGCCGGAGGAGGATGA
- a CDS encoding NAD(P)/FAD-dependent oxidoreductase, which yields MADDVYDIIVIGAGMAGASVAAELAGAGRILLIEAEGRPGYHTTGRSAALFTAAYGPPVIRALTRASVPFYRNPQSPFVAHPLLKDRGVLFIAREDQAHGMAELVSELGDAVRPIDPDTAQAQMPLLRPGHVAQAMMDDSAADIDVDALHQHYLKALQAAGGVVRTHAGVTALGRVAGDWVVETRSGRFRAAVVVNAAGAWADEIAAMAGVSRIGLVPKRRTAVLIDPPEGVMPDSPAVWPAVVDVDEKFYIKPDAGRLLISPADETPSAPCDAQPEELDVAICIDRIETAFDIAVRRIEHKWAGLRSFVADKAPVAGYAPDAPGFFWLAGQGGYGIQSAPALSRTAAALVLGRAVPDDVAAEGVEPWMLGAERLGGGA from the coding sequence ATGGCTGACGACGTCTACGACATCATCGTGATCGGCGCGGGCATGGCAGGAGCGTCCGTGGCCGCGGAGCTGGCCGGCGCGGGACGCATCCTCCTGATCGAGGCAGAAGGCCGGCCCGGTTATCACACGACCGGGCGCTCCGCGGCGCTGTTCACGGCCGCCTACGGGCCACCGGTCATCCGGGCGCTGACGCGGGCTTCCGTGCCCTTCTACCGCAATCCGCAAAGTCCGTTCGTCGCGCATCCGCTCTTGAAGGATCGCGGTGTGCTCTTCATCGCGCGGGAAGACCAGGCGCACGGCATGGCAGAACTCGTGTCGGAACTGGGCGACGCGGTGCGCCCGATCGACCCTGACACGGCGCAGGCGCAGATGCCGCTGCTGCGGCCGGGGCACGTCGCCCAGGCGATGATGGACGATTCCGCCGCCGACATCGACGTGGACGCGCTGCACCAGCATTATCTCAAGGCGCTGCAGGCGGCGGGCGGCGTGGTGCGGACCCATGCCGGCGTGACGGCACTCGGCCGCGTGGCGGGCGACTGGGTCGTGGAGACGCGTTCCGGCCGCTTCCGCGCAGCCGTCGTGGTCAACGCGGCGGGCGCCTGGGCAGACGAGATCGCCGCCATGGCCGGCGTCTCCCGCATCGGACTGGTGCCGAAGCGCCGCACCGCGGTGCTGATCGATCCGCCGGAAGGCGTGATGCCCGACAGCCCCGCCGTCTGGCCGGCCGTCGTCGACGTCGACGAAAAGTTCTACATTAAGCCCGACGCCGGCAGGCTGCTGATCTCCCCGGCCGACGAGACGCCGTCCGCGCCCTGCGACGCGCAGCCGGAAGAGCTCGACGTCGCCATCTGCATCGACCGGATCGAGACGGCCTTCGACATCGCGGTGCGGCGGATCGAGCACAAATGGGCCGGCCTTCGCTCCTTCGTCGCCGACAAGGCCCCGGTCGCCGGCTATGCGCCCGATGCGCCCGGCTTCTTCTGGCTGGCGGGGCAGGGCGGTTACGGCATCCAGAGCGCGCCGGCCCTGTCGCGCACCGCGGCGGCGCTCGTGCTCGGGCGCGCGGTGCCGGACGATGTCGCGGCGGAAGGCGTCGAGCCGTGGATGCTCGGGGCCGAACGCCTGGGAGGCGGCGCATGA
- a CDS encoding alpha/beta hydrolase family protein, with translation MFRCFPTNYVWDLSVNLSIEMGGRMGEIAEMCAPLTEAAKAPDAEGTRAFRESWERMADRLCGLAEDDLVRGRTLSASGKLMRAANYMIIAERMQAHGSDGRLALYRRHLATFYQALALGGTGAHRVEIPYAGKHLAAIFVPAEGASGPQPLLVQVNGFDSTKEMRLMAQLPGFLARRGIASLVLDQPGTGEALRLQDIVARHDAEHWATPVYEWLASRPDVDAARIGMEGVSLGGYYAPRAVAFEPRYACGVSWGANHDWRDVQKRRLERDGDFPVPHYWAHACWVFGAKDVDDFMQKAEHMHLDGVLDRIRVPFLVTHGKHDTQIPLKWAHRTYEQLVNSPRRELVIFDERTGGVMHSSVDNSGPALDCISDFVAECLGGRTS, from the coding sequence GTGTTTCGCTGTTTTCCGACGAATTACGTGTGGGATCTCTCCGTCAACCTGTCGATCGAGATGGGCGGACGGATGGGCGAGATCGCCGAGATGTGCGCGCCGCTGACGGAGGCCGCCAAGGCGCCCGACGCCGAGGGGACCCGCGCCTTCCGCGAAAGCTGGGAGCGGATGGCCGACCGGCTGTGCGGGCTGGCTGAGGACGACCTCGTGCGCGGCCGCACCCTGTCGGCGTCGGGCAAGCTGATGCGGGCGGCGAACTACATGATCATCGCCGAACGGATGCAGGCGCACGGCTCGGACGGGCGGCTTGCGCTCTACCGGCGGCACCTCGCGACCTTCTACCAGGCGCTGGCCCTGGGCGGGACCGGCGCGCATCGCGTCGAGATTCCCTATGCCGGCAAGCATCTGGCGGCCATCTTCGTGCCGGCTGAGGGCGCGAGCGGGCCGCAGCCGCTGCTCGTCCAGGTCAACGGCTTCGACAGCACCAAGGAGATGCGGCTTATGGCGCAGCTGCCGGGGTTCCTGGCGAGGCGCGGCATCGCCTCGCTGGTGCTCGACCAGCCGGGCACGGGCGAGGCGCTGCGGCTGCAGGACATCGTCGCGCGCCACGATGCCGAGCACTGGGCGACGCCGGTCTACGAGTGGCTGGCGTCGCGGCCGGACGTGGACGCCGCGCGGATCGGCATGGAGGGGGTCAGCCTCGGGGGATATTATGCGCCCCGGGCGGTGGCCTTCGAGCCGCGCTATGCCTGCGGCGTCAGCTGGGGCGCCAACCATGACTGGCGCGACGTGCAGAAGCGGCGCCTGGAGCGCGACGGCGATTTCCCCGTGCCGCACTACTGGGCGCATGCCTGCTGGGTGTTCGGCGCGAAAGACGTCGACGACTTCATGCAGAAGGCCGAGCACATGCATCTCGACGGCGTGCTCGACCGCATCCGCGTGCCCTTCCTCGTCACCCACGGCAAGCACGACACGCAGATCCCGCTCAAATGGGCGCATCGCACCTACGAGCAGCTGGTCAACAGCCCGCGCCGCGAACTGGTGATCTTCGACGAGCGCACCGGAGGCGTGATGCATTCCAGCGTCGACAATTCCGGTCCCGCGCTCGATTGCATTTCCGATTTCGTCGCCGAGTGCCTCGGCGGCCGCACGTCCTGA